In one Betta splendens chromosome 14, fBetSpl5.4, whole genome shotgun sequence genomic region, the following are encoded:
- the wdr44 gene encoding WD repeat-containing protein 44 codes for MASDTSDTDEFYDATEDVNFSPSPKVSPAKFVIPSPKKSVNTAQDVNCGVARPEPQQDDSIQIIDSIIEESQKGSDVGEVVQLLDQLQVDVRAEPETQEENSAQEVPVDSALPAVEHQLDKSQEEQQESAATSAACCIPASDHPDLPGASARAQEYVQPPDITSTIGQSLAGGAVVVKEGEKEQRPADILDQVSFTDKPVDSTGPTKPPRQFTVEPDIVASTKKPPPSRPPPPTAGPPPRPPPPSWQSLPSKKSQESLRPSSLEVSSVSSETLEPSGLVSPNSTVRSLTKELQHSLDLASATSGDKVVTAQENEDEQVSSQTRGQTPGPQRPRSNSGRELTDEEILASVMIKNLDTGEEIPLIQAEEKLPAGINPLTLHIMRRTKEYITNDAAQSDDDEKTQAPLVDTDGGKLKQKTTQFKKFLGKSVKKAKHLAEEYGEKAVNKVKSVRDEVFHTDQDDPSSSDDEGMPYTRPAKFKAAHSFKGPFDFDQIKVVQDLSGEHMGAVWTMKFSHCGRLLATAGQDNVVRIWVLKTAFDYFNNMRIKYNTEGRVSPSPSQESLCSSKSDTDPGPSCVPEDPDTEDRTAPFRQVPFCKYKGHTADLLDLSWSKNFFLLSSSMDKTVRLWHISRRECLCCFQHIDFVTAIAFHPRDDRYFLSGSLDGKLRLWNIPDKKVALWNEVDGQTRLITAANFCQNGKYAVIGTYDGRCIFYDTERLKYHTQIHVRSTRGRNKVGRKITGIEPLPGENKILVTSNDSRIRLYDLRDLSLSMKYKGYVNSSSQIKASFSHDYSFIVSGSEDKYIYIWSTYHDLSKFTSVRRDRNDFWEGIKAHNAVVTSAIFAPHPGLIVPQETGAEKPEAECKSLDSTDSETIPSGALKTDHTEVLLSADFTGAIKVFINLKKY; via the exons ATGGCGTCAGATACAAGTGACACTGATGAATTCTATGATGCTACCGAGGACGTTAATTTTTCTCCATCTCCAAAAGT ATCACCTGCAAAGTTTGTCATTCCCTCACCCAAG AAATCAGTAAACACTGCACAAGATGTGAACTGTGGAGTAGCACGACCTGAACCTCAGCAGGATGATTCCATACAG ATCATTGACAGCATCATTGAGGAGAGTCAAAAGGGAAGTGATGTTGGTGAAGTGGTTCAGCTTTTAGATCAGCTACAAGTTGATGTAAGAGCAGAACCAGAGACACAGGAAGAGAATAGTGCTCAGGAAGTTCCTGTGGATTCTGCCTTGCCAGCTGTGGAACACCAGCTTGATAAGAGCCAAGAGGAACAACAGGAAAGCGCTGCAACAAGTGCAGCATGCTGTATACCTGCCTCTGACCATCCAGACCTTCCAGGGGCATCAGCCAGGGCACAAGAATATGTTCAGCCTCCAGACATCACCAGCACTATAGGTCAGAGTCTGGCTGGTGGTGCTGTTGTGGTCAAAGAaggggagaaggagcagagaccCGCAGACATCTTAGACCAAGTCTCATTCACAGACAAGCCAGTTGACTCCACAGGGCCAACAAAACCCCCACGTCAGTTCACAGTAGAACCAGACATTGTAGCCAGCACCAAaaagcctcctccctcccgcccacctcctcccactgctgGGCCTCCTCCAAGACCGCCTCCGCCATCTTGGCAGAGTCTACCTTCTAAGAAGTCTCAAGAGAGTCTGAGGCCAAGCAGTCTGGAAG tCAGTTCAGTCAGCAGCGAAACTCTGGAACCCTCTGGCTTGGTGTCTCCTAACAGCACAGTGAGGAGTCTAACCAAAGAGCTACAACATTCCTTGGATCTGGCCAGTGCCACAAGTGGAGACAAAGTGGTCACCGCACAG GAAAATGAGGATGAACAGGTTTCGTCTCAAACTAGAGGACAAACTCCAGGCCCTCAGCGTCCCCGTTCCAACTCTGGTAGAGAACTGACAGATGAA GAAATCCTGGCTAGTGTAATGATCAAGAATCTCGACACTGGGGAAGAGATTCCTCTAATTCAGGCAGAAGAGAAACTTCCTGCTGGGATTAATCCCCTAACTCTGCACATCATGAGGAGGACAAAGGAATACATTAC AAACGATGCAGCACAGTCGGATGATGATGAAAAGACTCAGGCTCCACTCGTGGACACAGATGGGGGaaaactgaaacagaaaac AACCCAGTTTAAAAAGTTCCTGGGCAAATCTGTGAAAAAGGCGAAACATCTTGCTGAGGAGTATGGAGAGAAGGCAGTGAACAAAGTTAAAAGTGTGCGTGATGAag TGTTCCATACGGATCAGGACGATCCATCATCTAGTGACGATGAGGGCATGCCCTACACCCGACCTGCCAAGTTCAAGGCCGCACACAGCTTCAAGGGTCCTTTTGACTTTGATCAGATTAAGGTGGTCCAGGACCTAAGCGGGGAGCACATG GGGGCTGTTTGGACGATGAAGTTCTCTCACTGTGGGAGGCTGCTGGCAACAGCAGGCCAAGATAATGTAGTTCGTATCTGGGTGTTAAAGACTGCCTTTGATTACTTTAACAACATGAGAATAAAATACAACACTGAAG GTCGAGTTTCACCGTCTCCTTCTCAGGAAAGTTTATGCTCCTCTAAATCCGACACAGATCCTGGG CCAAGTTGTGTTCCAGAAGACCCAGACACTGAAGACAGGACTGCCCCTTTTCGTCAAGTCCCCTTCTGCAAATACAAGGGTCATACAGCCGATCTGTTGGACTTATCATGGTCTAAG aactttttcctcctctcctcttccatGGATAAAACAGTCAGGTTATGGCACATATCCAGGAGAgagtgtctctgctgcttccaACATATTGATTTTGTCACAGCCATTGCTTTCCACCCCAGA GATGACCGATACTTTTTAAGCGGCTCCCTGGATGGGAAACTGAGGCTCTGGAACATTCCAGACAAAAAAGTGGCGCTGTGGAATGAGGTTGATGGCCAAACAAGACTCATCACTGCTGCCAACTTCTGCCAGAATGGGAAGTATGCTGTTATCGGTACCTATGATGGTAGATGCATCTTCTATGACACAGAG cGTTTGAAGTACCATACTCAGATTCATGTGAGGTCCACTAGAGGCAGGAACAAAGTTGGGCGCAAGATCACTGGCATAGAACCTTTACCAGGGGAGAATAAG ATTTTGGTGACTTCAAATGATTCCCGCATTCGTCTTTATGACCTGAGGGACTTGTCACTGTCCATGAAATATAAGGGTTatgtcaacagcagcagccagatcaAGGCGAGCTTCAG CCACGACTATTCCTTCATAGTCAGTGGATCAGAGGACAAGTACATCTACATCTGGAGCACTTACCATGACCTGAGCAAGTTCACATCCGTACGACGAGACCGCAATGACTTCTGGGAAGGAATTAAAG CACACAATGCTGTGGTCACCTCAGCCATATTTGCACCCCACCCAGGCCTTATTGTTCCACAGGAAACGGGGGCAGAGAAACCAGAAGCAGAGTGTAAGAGCCTGGACTCTACAGACTCTGAAACAATACCCTCAG gagCCCTGAAGACGGATCACACAGAAGTTCTTCTCTCTGCAGACTTCACTGGAGCCATAAAGGtttttatcaatttaaaaaagtacTGA